A DNA window from Myxocyprinus asiaticus isolate MX2 ecotype Aquarium Trade chromosome 15, UBuf_Myxa_2, whole genome shotgun sequence contains the following coding sequences:
- the LOC127453111 gene encoding neural cell adhesion molecule 2-like isoform X2 yields the protein MTAAMIILRLCVLLLINLGLTDAKVDIITTDPDVLIGTDVLLLCKADTEGEFKWVKDDEDIDNDRYLVENVDESSSKLTLKNVQLGDSGVYSCIFENDHGNSMNNYGIYVYQTPDFGTTSTYHEFLVNQTVKVPCVVSGKPEVEVHWYKNDHIVNDDGRGHLKILPDKSLEIVGIRQEDRGTYTCEGRIKGRPISRTLQISVVVNEPPIVLIHQERKSVSAGPDTSVSIICLVKGEPTPNITWITPSPFDNTRYKYNSDRSELTISAVTRRDFGEYVCTATNKIGENSATFILDVSERPTVVLDQSKLTVIPGEAGSVVCNATGHPTPTIQWIRKTSREKMSRVEGSELILENVMPSDGGFYSCIASNTAGTTTEDFQLITWPGTPTKFSVVPESSSSVLIQSVSVQDGGSPISQYILQWKKPSQDNWSQSVVKPSSPLVINALEPYTEYLVRFAAKNTHYQGNFTAEQKIVTQSQRETNSPVLSLSEKELEKNSVSIPIKQQNDRGSPILHYAVRYRVNKENEEWKEKEMPGNSSRIHLSGLQYNSDYQMEVIAINHNGSSSMAKVNFTVPQAVYQPSVGKAGVVGIVMVIFLVLMVSVDVFCCYTNNCGLLNFLARKLFGQKVANSKDVDEEANNSNGKKPGCADPTTEA from the exons ATGCTAAAGTAGATATTATCACTACTGATCCAGATGTGCTGATCGGAACTGACGTCCTGCTTTTGTGcaaag CTGATACAGAGGGAGAATTCAAATGGGTGAAGGATGATGAAGACATTGACAATGATCGTTATTTAGTCGAGAATGTGGATGAGTCATCAAGTAAACTGACCTTGAAGAATGTTCAATTAGGTGACAGTGGAGTCTATTCCTGCATTTTTGAAAATGATCACGGCAACAGTATGAACAACTATGGGATCTATGTCTACc AGACACCGGACTTTGGCACCACGAGTACATACCATGAATTTCTGGTGAACCAGACAGTGAAAGTTCCCTGCGTGGTGTCTGGGAAGCCCGAGGTGGAAGTCCACTGGTATAAGAACGATCACATCGTGAATGATGACG GCAGAGGTCATCTCAAAATATTGCCAGATAAATCCCTGGAAATTGTGGGAATTCGGCAGGAAGACCGTGGAACCTACACATGTGAAGGCAGGATCAAAGGACGCCCCATCTCAAGGACACTCCAAATCTCTGTTGTTGTTAATG AGCCACCGATCGTATTAATTCACCAAGAGAGGAAGAGTGTTTCTGCTGGACCCGATACCAGTGTGTCTATAATCTGCCTGGTCAAAGGAGAACCCACCCCAAATATTACATGGATAAC CCCTTCACCATTTGACAACACCCGTTACAAATACAACTCTGACAGGAGCGAGCTCACCATCTCTGCAGTGACCAGGAGAGATTTTGGAGAGTATGTCTGTACGGCAACCAATAAGATTGGGGAAAACAGTGCCACTTTTATTCTGGATGTGTCAG AGCGTCCAACTGTAGTTTTGGATCAAAGCAAGCTGACAGTTATTCCGGGGGAAGCTGGATCCGTTGTCTGCAATGCCACGGGGCATCCGACTCCAACCATCCAGTGGATCAGAAAGACTTCCCGAGAGAAAATG TCCAGGGTGGAGGGATCTGAGCTGATTCTTGAAAATGTGATGCCCTCTGATGGTGGCTTTTATTCCTGCATAGCCAGCAACACAGCAGGCACAACCACTGAGGACTTCCAGTTAATAA CCTGGCCTGGCACACCCACAAAGTTTAGTGTGGTCCCGGAGTCCTCATCTTCTGTCCTCATCCAGAGTGTCTCAGTGCAGGACGGAGGGTCCCCCATTTCTCAGTACATCCTTCAGTGGAAGAAACCATCCCAGGACAACTGGAGTCAAAGTGTTGTTAAGCCCTCAA GTCCTCTGGTCATCAATGCCCTTGAGCCGTACACAGAGTACTTAGTCCGCTTTGCAGCCAAAAACACTCATTACCAGGGGAACTTCACTGCAGAGCAAAAAATTGTGACACAGTCCCAAC GAGAAACCAACAGCCCTGTTCTTTCTCTGAGCGAGAAAGAGCTGGAAAAGAACTCTGTCTCCATCCCCATTAAACAGCAGAATGATAGAGGCTCTCCCATTCTACACTATGCTGTACGCTACAGAGTG AACAAGGAGAATGAGgagtggaaagaaaaagaaatgcctGGAAACTCAAGCCGAATCCACCTGAGTGGCCTCCAGTACAACTCTGACTATCAGATGGAAGTTATTGCTATAAATCACAACGGTTCATCCAGCATGGCCAAGGTTAACTTCACCGTCCCACAAGCTG TTTATCAGCCGAGTGTAGGGAAAGCTGGTGTGGTGGGCATAGTCATGGTCATCTTCTTGGTGCTGATGGTATCAGTAGATGTTTTCTGTTGCTACACCAACAACTGTGGCCTGCTTAATTTTCTTGCTCGTAAACTATTTGGACAGAAAGTGGCAAATTCTAAAGACGTGGATGAAGAGGCCAATAATTCCAATGG gaaaaagcCAGGATGTGCTGATCCAACTACAGAGGCTTAG
- the LOC127453111 gene encoding neural cell adhesion molecule 2-like isoform X1, whose amino-acid sequence MTAAMIILRLCVLLLINLGLTDAKVDIITTDPDVLIGTDVLLLCKADTEGEFKWVKDDEDIDNDRYLVENVDESSSKLTLKNVQLGDSGVYSCIFENDHGNSMNNYGIYVYQTPDFGTTSTYHEFLVNQTVKVPCVVSGKPEVEVHWYKNDHIVNDDGRGHLKILPDKSLEIVGIRQEDRGTYTCEGRIKGRPISRTLQISVVVNEPPIVLIHQERKSVSAGPDTSVSIICLVKGEPTPNITWITPSPFDNTRYKYNSDRSELTISAVTRRDFGEYVCTATNKIGENSATFILDVSERPTVVLDQSKLTVIPGEAGSVVCNATGHPTPTIQWIRKTSREKMSRVEGSELILENVMPSDGGFYSCIASNTAGTTTEDFQLITWPGTPTKFSVVPESSSSVLIQSVSVQDGGSPISQYILQWKKPSQDNWSQSVVKPSSPLVINALEPYTEYLVRFAAKNTHYQGNFTAEQKIVTQSQRETNSPVLSLSEKELEKNSVSIPIKQQNDRGSPILHYAVRYRVNKENEEWKEKEMPGNSSRIHLSGLQYNSDYQMEVIAINHNGSSSMAKVNFTVPQAVYQPSVGKAGVVGIVMVIFLVLMVSVDVFCCYTNNCGLLNFLARKLFGQKVANSKDVDEEANNSNGDMKLSGLAIPQGSIPKLQAPNGAVNDVHSEVTCDKAPLTKFKKKPGCADPTTEA is encoded by the exons ATGCTAAAGTAGATATTATCACTACTGATCCAGATGTGCTGATCGGAACTGACGTCCTGCTTTTGTGcaaag CTGATACAGAGGGAGAATTCAAATGGGTGAAGGATGATGAAGACATTGACAATGATCGTTATTTAGTCGAGAATGTGGATGAGTCATCAAGTAAACTGACCTTGAAGAATGTTCAATTAGGTGACAGTGGAGTCTATTCCTGCATTTTTGAAAATGATCACGGCAACAGTATGAACAACTATGGGATCTATGTCTACc AGACACCGGACTTTGGCACCACGAGTACATACCATGAATTTCTGGTGAACCAGACAGTGAAAGTTCCCTGCGTGGTGTCTGGGAAGCCCGAGGTGGAAGTCCACTGGTATAAGAACGATCACATCGTGAATGATGACG GCAGAGGTCATCTCAAAATATTGCCAGATAAATCCCTGGAAATTGTGGGAATTCGGCAGGAAGACCGTGGAACCTACACATGTGAAGGCAGGATCAAAGGACGCCCCATCTCAAGGACACTCCAAATCTCTGTTGTTGTTAATG AGCCACCGATCGTATTAATTCACCAAGAGAGGAAGAGTGTTTCTGCTGGACCCGATACCAGTGTGTCTATAATCTGCCTGGTCAAAGGAGAACCCACCCCAAATATTACATGGATAAC CCCTTCACCATTTGACAACACCCGTTACAAATACAACTCTGACAGGAGCGAGCTCACCATCTCTGCAGTGACCAGGAGAGATTTTGGAGAGTATGTCTGTACGGCAACCAATAAGATTGGGGAAAACAGTGCCACTTTTATTCTGGATGTGTCAG AGCGTCCAACTGTAGTTTTGGATCAAAGCAAGCTGACAGTTATTCCGGGGGAAGCTGGATCCGTTGTCTGCAATGCCACGGGGCATCCGACTCCAACCATCCAGTGGATCAGAAAGACTTCCCGAGAGAAAATG TCCAGGGTGGAGGGATCTGAGCTGATTCTTGAAAATGTGATGCCCTCTGATGGTGGCTTTTATTCCTGCATAGCCAGCAACACAGCAGGCACAACCACTGAGGACTTCCAGTTAATAA CCTGGCCTGGCACACCCACAAAGTTTAGTGTGGTCCCGGAGTCCTCATCTTCTGTCCTCATCCAGAGTGTCTCAGTGCAGGACGGAGGGTCCCCCATTTCTCAGTACATCCTTCAGTGGAAGAAACCATCCCAGGACAACTGGAGTCAAAGTGTTGTTAAGCCCTCAA GTCCTCTGGTCATCAATGCCCTTGAGCCGTACACAGAGTACTTAGTCCGCTTTGCAGCCAAAAACACTCATTACCAGGGGAACTTCACTGCAGAGCAAAAAATTGTGACACAGTCCCAAC GAGAAACCAACAGCCCTGTTCTTTCTCTGAGCGAGAAAGAGCTGGAAAAGAACTCTGTCTCCATCCCCATTAAACAGCAGAATGATAGAGGCTCTCCCATTCTACACTATGCTGTACGCTACAGAGTG AACAAGGAGAATGAGgagtggaaagaaaaagaaatgcctGGAAACTCAAGCCGAATCCACCTGAGTGGCCTCCAGTACAACTCTGACTATCAGATGGAAGTTATTGCTATAAATCACAACGGTTCATCCAGCATGGCCAAGGTTAACTTCACCGTCCCACAAGCTG TTTATCAGCCGAGTGTAGGGAAAGCTGGTGTGGTGGGCATAGTCATGGTCATCTTCTTGGTGCTGATGGTATCAGTAGATGTTTTCTGTTGCTACACCAACAACTGTGGCCTGCTTAATTTTCTTGCTCGTAAACTATTTGGACAGAAAGTGGCAAATTCTAAAGACGTGGATGAAGAGGCCAATAATTCCAATGG AGACATGAAGCTGAGTGGGCTAGCGATACCACAGGGCAGCATCCCAAAACTTCAGGCACCCAATGGGGCAGTGAATGACGTTCATTCAGAGGTCACATGTGACAAAGCGCCTCTTACCAAATTCAA gaaaaagcCAGGATGTGCTGATCCAACTACAGAGGCTTAG
- the LOC127453153 gene encoding B-cell receptor CD22-like isoform X2 — protein MLYIILLMQLHLSAVMYTWSVSYSPETICAFEGSSVDFSCSFEYPYSHTLGTLKWFKPETYQKQDGSHEGIVVYHSNAKETNKLYQNRTVYTNQDKNCSFKLHNVSKTDIGRYFFRLTTNSRYGKFTGPGGINLNVAVLPFRVTVHREKANGHIHEGDSVTLTCGLENCTPKQGPFAWFKNKLLLPHATESELKFSFVSHEDFGNYSCGLKNSNRTLTNETLLDVRYSPKNVEITVFPSGEIQEGDSLTLICKSNANPAVTNYTWFKISRTNVSYVGCSREYSIRVVSQTDDGQYFCIAENDIGYQNSTVLTVTVLKVEEPGHQHFLLAATGALFFGIAVTLVIFCLVKRRTQFATKRLTEQRPTATLTEEVYENLRKMSKPEFEENLTNLTYAELMLPPTNTDRPRHNSQEDRLVIYSLVRNNEDH, from the exons ATGCTTTACATTATTCTGTTAATGCAGCTGCATCTATCAG cTGTTATGTACACATGGTCAGTTTCATACAGCCCTGAAACCATATGTGCATTTGAAGGATCTTCTGTGGATTTCAGCTGCTCATTTGAATATCCATATAGTCACACACTTGGAACTTTAAAATGGTTTAAGCCAGAAACTTACCAAAAACAAGATGGGTCACATGAGGGAATAGTTGTCTATCACTCCAATGCCAAAGAGACTAACAAACTTTACCAAAACAGAACAGTGTACACAAACCAAGACAAAAACTGTTCATTTAAATTACACAATGTCTCCAAAACTGACATTGGAAGATATTTCTTTCGCTTGACAACAAACAGTCGTTATGGAAAATTCACTGGACCAGGTGGTATAAACCTCAATGTAGCAG TTCTACCTTTCAGAGTAACAGTGCACAGGGAAAAGGCGAATGGACATATCCATGAAGGGGACTCTGTGACATTGACATGCGGCTTAGAAAACTGTACCCCAAAACAAGGACCATTTGCCTGGTTTAAAAACAAACTTCTGCTACCACACGCCACTGAGAGTGAGCTCAAATTCTCCTTTGTCTCACATGAAGATTTTGGCAACTACTCCTGTGGTCTGAAGAACAGCAACAGAACTTTAACAAACGAAACGTTACTTGATGTGAGAT ATAGTCCAAAGAATGTTGAAATAACCGTCTTCCCATCTGGAGAAATACAAGAAGGAGACTCATTAACTCTGATCTGTAAGAGCAATGCCAACCCTGCTGTGACAAACTACACCTGGTTTAAGATCAGCAGAACAAACGTCTCTTATGTAGGATGCAGTCGTGAATATTCCATCAGAGTCGTCAGTCAGACAGATGACGGACAGTACTTCTGCATTGCCGAAAATGACATTGGATATCAAAATTCTACTGTGCTAACAGTCACAGTTCTGAAAGTTGAAG AACCTGGCCATCAACATTTCTTACTGGCTGCCACGGGTGCATTATTTTTTGGAATTGCCGTAACATTAGTAATCTTTTGTCTTGTTAAAAG GAGGACACAGTTTGCAACAAAGAGACTCACAGAACAg AGACCTACAGCCACTTTAACAGAAGAGGTCTATGAGAACCTGAGAAAAATGTCCAAGCCAGAGTTTGAAGAAAACCTTACCAACCTGACTTATGCAGAACTAATGCTTCCTCCAACAAATACAGacag acCACGTCACAACAGTCAAGAAGACCGTTTAGTGATCTACAGCCTTGTTAGGAACAATGAGGATCACTGA
- the LOC127453153 gene encoding B-cell receptor CD22-like isoform X1 yields MLYIILLMQLHLSAVMYTWSVSYSPETICAFEGSSVDFSCSFEYPYSHTLGTLKWFKPETYQKQDGSHEGIVVYHSNAKETNKLYQNRTVYTNQDKNCSFKLHNVSKTDIGRYFFRLTTNSRYGKFTGPGGINLNVAVLPFRVTVHREKANGHIHEGDSVTLTCGLENCTPKQGPFAWFKNKLLLPHATESELKFSFVSHEDFGNYSCGLKNSNRTLTNETLLDVRYSPKNVEITVFPSGEIQEGDSLTLICKSNANPAVTNYTWFKISRTNVSYVGCSREYSIRVVSQTDDGQYFCIAENDIGYQNSTVLTVTVLKVEEPGHQHFLLAATGALFFGIAVTLVIFCLVKRRTQFATKRLTEQVCVCISSDQRPTATLTEEVYENLRKMSKPEFEENLTNLTYAELMLPPTNTDRPRHNSQEDRLVIYSLVRNNEDH; encoded by the exons ATGCTTTACATTATTCTGTTAATGCAGCTGCATCTATCAG cTGTTATGTACACATGGTCAGTTTCATACAGCCCTGAAACCATATGTGCATTTGAAGGATCTTCTGTGGATTTCAGCTGCTCATTTGAATATCCATATAGTCACACACTTGGAACTTTAAAATGGTTTAAGCCAGAAACTTACCAAAAACAAGATGGGTCACATGAGGGAATAGTTGTCTATCACTCCAATGCCAAAGAGACTAACAAACTTTACCAAAACAGAACAGTGTACACAAACCAAGACAAAAACTGTTCATTTAAATTACACAATGTCTCCAAAACTGACATTGGAAGATATTTCTTTCGCTTGACAACAAACAGTCGTTATGGAAAATTCACTGGACCAGGTGGTATAAACCTCAATGTAGCAG TTCTACCTTTCAGAGTAACAGTGCACAGGGAAAAGGCGAATGGACATATCCATGAAGGGGACTCTGTGACATTGACATGCGGCTTAGAAAACTGTACCCCAAAACAAGGACCATTTGCCTGGTTTAAAAACAAACTTCTGCTACCACACGCCACTGAGAGTGAGCTCAAATTCTCCTTTGTCTCACATGAAGATTTTGGCAACTACTCCTGTGGTCTGAAGAACAGCAACAGAACTTTAACAAACGAAACGTTACTTGATGTGAGAT ATAGTCCAAAGAATGTTGAAATAACCGTCTTCCCATCTGGAGAAATACAAGAAGGAGACTCATTAACTCTGATCTGTAAGAGCAATGCCAACCCTGCTGTGACAAACTACACCTGGTTTAAGATCAGCAGAACAAACGTCTCTTATGTAGGATGCAGTCGTGAATATTCCATCAGAGTCGTCAGTCAGACAGATGACGGACAGTACTTCTGCATTGCCGAAAATGACATTGGATATCAAAATTCTACTGTGCTAACAGTCACAGTTCTGAAAGTTGAAG AACCTGGCCATCAACATTTCTTACTGGCTGCCACGGGTGCATTATTTTTTGGAATTGCCGTAACATTAGTAATCTTTTGTCTTGTTAAAAG GAGGACACAGTTTGCAACAAAGAGACTCACAGAACAggt gtgtgtgtgtatatcttcTGATCAGAGACCTACAGCCACTTTAACAGAAGAGGTCTATGAGAACCTGAGAAAAATGTCCAAGCCAGAGTTTGAAGAAAACCTTACCAACCTGACTTATGCAGAACTAATGCTTCCTCCAACAAATACAGacag acCACGTCACAACAGTCAAGAAGACCGTTTAGTGATCTACAGCCTTGTTAGGAACAATGAGGATCACTGA
- the LOC127453153 gene encoding B-cell receptor CD22-like isoform X3 → MLYIILLMQLHLSVLPFRVTVHREKANGHIHEGDSVTLTCGLENCTPKQGPFAWFKNKLLLPHATESELKFSFVSHEDFGNYSCGLKNSNRTLTNETLLDVRYSPKNVEITVFPSGEIQEGDSLTLICKSNANPAVTNYTWFKISRTNVSYVGCSREYSIRVVSQTDDGQYFCIAENDIGYQNSTVLTVTVLKVEEPGHQHFLLAATGALFFGIAVTLVIFCLVKRRTQFATKRLTEQVCVCISSDQRPTATLTEEVYENLRKMSKPEFEENLTNLTYAELMLPPTNTDRPRHNSQEDRLVIYSLVRNNEDH, encoded by the exons ATGCTTTACATTATTCTGTTAATGCAGCTGCATCTATCAG TTCTACCTTTCAGAGTAACAGTGCACAGGGAAAAGGCGAATGGACATATCCATGAAGGGGACTCTGTGACATTGACATGCGGCTTAGAAAACTGTACCCCAAAACAAGGACCATTTGCCTGGTTTAAAAACAAACTTCTGCTACCACACGCCACTGAGAGTGAGCTCAAATTCTCCTTTGTCTCACATGAAGATTTTGGCAACTACTCCTGTGGTCTGAAGAACAGCAACAGAACTTTAACAAACGAAACGTTACTTGATGTGAGAT ATAGTCCAAAGAATGTTGAAATAACCGTCTTCCCATCTGGAGAAATACAAGAAGGAGACTCATTAACTCTGATCTGTAAGAGCAATGCCAACCCTGCTGTGACAAACTACACCTGGTTTAAGATCAGCAGAACAAACGTCTCTTATGTAGGATGCAGTCGTGAATATTCCATCAGAGTCGTCAGTCAGACAGATGACGGACAGTACTTCTGCATTGCCGAAAATGACATTGGATATCAAAATTCTACTGTGCTAACAGTCACAGTTCTGAAAGTTGAAG AACCTGGCCATCAACATTTCTTACTGGCTGCCACGGGTGCATTATTTTTTGGAATTGCCGTAACATTAGTAATCTTTTGTCTTGTTAAAAG GAGGACACAGTTTGCAACAAAGAGACTCACAGAACAggt gtgtgtgtgtatatcttcTGATCAGAGACCTACAGCCACTTTAACAGAAGAGGTCTATGAGAACCTGAGAAAAATGTCCAAGCCAGAGTTTGAAGAAAACCTTACCAACCTGACTTATGCAGAACTAATGCTTCCTCCAACAAATACAGacag acCACGTCACAACAGTCAAGAAGACCGTTTAGTGATCTACAGCCTTGTTAGGAACAATGAGGATCACTGA